In one Umezawaea sp. Da 62-37 genomic region, the following are encoded:
- a CDS encoding CheR family methyltransferase translates to MLAYLKESRGFDFTGYKRTSLTRRVAHRMNQVSISDHGDYIDYLQLNPDEFDALFNTILINVTGFFRDPGAWEYLRDEVIPVMLAERGPDDPIRVWSAGCASGQEAYSIAIALAEALGPDEYRRRVKVYATDVDDEALAQARQATYETRELEGLPPGLLEKYFEPHEDRYSFRKDFRRAVIFGRNDLVQDAPISRIDLLVCRNTLMYFTQETQSKILGRFHFALVPRGVLFLGKAEMLLSHSRVFDAVDLKRRIFRRAANGLPVGSPFVAHAFAHDRRIDIGGLDRLRELGFSASPVAQVVVTSEDVVALVNSQAEATFGLSGKDVGRPLRDLDLSYRPVELRGYVDKARLERRTLRVKDVEWDRGPGEKMWFEVHISPLVDSGNGILGVSVVFHDVSAAHKLLDELEEANNQLGAAYEELQSTNEELETTNEELQSTVEELETTNEELQSTNEELETMNEELQSTNDELQTMNETLRDRSGELDQVNGFLESILTSLRAGVVVLDLEMRVLAWNRGAEELWGVRRDEAEGTHLLNLDIGLPLPQLRPIVREALADGSFTTEIKVDAVNRRGRDVHVRVVCSSLRSSTGAPNGAILVMEQQDR, encoded by the coding sequence ACAAGCGCACCAGCCTGACGCGGCGCGTCGCGCACCGGATGAACCAGGTCTCGATCTCCGACCACGGCGACTACATCGACTACTTGCAGTTGAACCCGGACGAGTTCGACGCGCTGTTCAACACGATCCTGATCAACGTCACCGGGTTCTTCCGCGACCCCGGAGCGTGGGAGTACCTGCGCGACGAGGTCATCCCCGTGATGCTGGCCGAACGCGGCCCGGACGACCCGATCCGGGTCTGGAGCGCGGGCTGCGCGTCGGGCCAGGAGGCGTACAGCATCGCCATCGCGCTGGCCGAGGCGCTGGGACCGGACGAGTACCGGCGCCGGGTGAAGGTCTACGCGACCGACGTGGACGACGAGGCGCTCGCCCAGGCGCGGCAGGCGACCTACGAGACCCGTGAGCTGGAGGGGCTGCCGCCGGGCCTGCTGGAGAAGTACTTCGAGCCGCACGAGGACCGGTACTCGTTCCGCAAGGACTTCAGGCGCGCGGTCATCTTCGGCCGCAACGACCTCGTGCAGGACGCGCCCATCTCCCGGATCGACCTGCTGGTCTGCCGCAACACGCTGATGTACTTCACCCAGGAGACCCAGTCGAAGATCCTGGGGCGCTTCCACTTCGCCCTGGTGCCACGGGGTGTGCTGTTCCTCGGCAAGGCCGAGATGCTGCTCAGCCACTCCCGCGTCTTCGACGCGGTGGACCTCAAGCGACGGATCTTCCGCCGTGCGGCGAACGGCCTGCCGGTCGGCTCGCCCTTCGTGGCGCACGCGTTCGCGCACGACCGCCGCATCGACATCGGCGGCCTCGACCGGTTGCGGGAACTGGGGTTCTCGGCCAGCCCGGTCGCGCAGGTGGTCGTGACCAGCGAGGACGTGGTCGCGCTGGTGAACAGCCAGGCGGAGGCGACGTTCGGGCTGTCGGGCAAGGACGTCGGCAGGCCGCTGCGCGACCTCGACCTGTCCTACCGCCCGGTCGAGCTGCGCGGCTACGTCGACAAGGCCCGGCTGGAACGGCGGACGCTGCGCGTCAAGGACGTCGAGTGGGACCGCGGGCCCGGCGAGAAGATGTGGTTCGAGGTCCACATCAGCCCCCTGGTCGACTCGGGCAACGGGATCCTCGGCGTCTCCGTCGTCTTCCACGACGTGAGCGCCGCGCACAAGCTCCTGGACGAGCTGGAGGAGGCGAACAACCAGCTCGGGGCGGCGTACGAGGAACTCCAGTCGACCAACGAGGAACTGGAGACCACGAACGAGGAACTCCAGTCCACCGTGGAGGAACTGGAGACGACCAACGAGGAGCTCCAGTCCACCAACGAGGAACTGGAGACGATGAACGAGGAGCTCCAGTCCACCAACGACGAACTCCAGACCATGAACGAGACCCTGCGCGACCGCAGCGGGGAACTGGACCAGGTCAACGGGTTCCTGGAGTCGATCCTGACGTCGTTGCGGGCCGGGGTCGTCGTGCTGGACCTGGAGATGCGGGTGCTGGCGTGGAACCGCGGTGCCGAGGAGCTGTGGGGCGTGCGGCGGGACGAGGCCGAGGGCACGCACCTGCTGAACCTCGACATCGGCCTTCCGCTGCCGCAGTTGCGCCCGATCGTCCGCGAGGCGCTGGCCGACGGGTCGTTCACGACCGAGATCAAGGTCGACGCGGTCAACCGCCGCGGCCGTGACGTGCACGTCCGCGTGGTGTGCAGCTCGCTGCGGTCGAGCACGGGCGCCCCGAACGGCGCGATCCTGGTGATGGAGCAGCAAGACCGGTGA
- a CDS encoding ATP-binding protein, which produces MLQEPPPRLSAQDHSIRMGEELTLGISLTCNNLGELRAELRQVLDGMDDDFVDDVQLVCTELAANACDHAEDPRQLVLRRQVQDDRHELLIEVHDSTPERTPLVGESTLGEFRGHGMRMVESLCSDWGVRRADRFKVVWARLPIPR; this is translated from the coding sequence ATGCTGCAGGAACCACCTCCGCGGTTGTCCGCGCAGGACCACTCCATCCGCATGGGCGAGGAGTTGACCCTCGGCATCTCGCTGACGTGCAACAACCTCGGTGAACTGCGCGCCGAACTGCGGCAGGTCCTCGACGGCATGGACGACGACTTCGTCGACGACGTGCAGCTGGTGTGCACCGAACTGGCCGCCAACGCCTGCGACCACGCCGAGGACCCGCGTCAGCTGGTGTTGAGGCGCCAGGTCCAGGACGACCGGCACGAGTTGCTGATCGAGGTGCACGACTCGACCCCCGAACGCACACCGCTGGTGGGCGAGTCGACGCTCGGCGAGTTCCGCGGCCACGGCATGCGCATGGTCGAGTCGCTGTGCAGCGACTGGGGCGTGCGCCGCGCCGACCGGTTCAAGGTCGTGTGGGCCAGGCTGCCGATCCCGCGATGA